One segment of Castanea sativa cultivar Marrone di Chiusa Pesio chromosome 3, ASM4071231v1 DNA contains the following:
- the LOC142627368 gene encoding mitochondrial uncoupling protein 3-like, which produces MKPSGEEEEEEGQFRAHKNTHVKLMLTSLSAMAAETSTFPIDLTKTRLQLESRSRTNAFRVATEIVREQGPLGLYKGLSPAIIRHLFYTPVRIVAYENLRNAVVSANGDGGSLSLSAKALAGGFSGVIAQVVASPADLVKVRMQADGRLVSQGLQPRYSGPLDALNKIVRTEGFGGLWKGVFPNVQRAFLVNMGELACYDHAKRFVIQNQIANDNIYAHTLASIMSGLSATTLSCPADVVKTRMMNQAAGKEGKIIYNSSYDCLVTTVRIEGLRALWKGFFPTWARLGPWQFVFWVSYEKLRQIAGLSSF; this is translated from the exons atgaaACCAAgcggtgaagaagaagaagaagaaggtcaGTTCCGGGCCCACAAAAATACCCACGTGAAGCTAATGCTGACGTCACTCTCAGCCATGGCTGCCGAGACCTCGACCTTCCCGATCGACCTCACGAAGACCAGGCTTCAGCTTGAGTCGAGGTCGAGGACCAACGCGTTCCGAGTGGCCACGGAGATCGTTCGGGAGCAAGGTCCGCTCGGGCTCTACAAGGGCTTGTCCCCAGCGATTATCAGACACCTCTTCTACACTCCCGTTCGGATCGTAGCTTACGAGAATCTCAGGAATGCGGTGGTCTCTGCCAACGGTGATGGTGGTTCGCTTTCTCTCTCTGCCAAAGCTCTTGCCGGTGGCTTCTCCGGTGTCATTGCTCAG GTAGTGGCGAGCCCTGCTGATCTTGTTAAGGTGAGGATGCAAGCAGATGGCCGTTTGGTGAGCCAAGGACTCCAACCTAGATACTCAGGCCCTCTTGATGCTTTAAACAAGATTGTGCGTACAGAAGGTTTTGGAGGACTTTGGAAAGGAGTTTTCCCAAATGTACAAAGAGCATTTTTGGTGAATATGGGAGAATTAGCATGCTATGATCATGCAAAACGTTTTgttattcaaaatcaaatagcTAATGACAATATCTATGCCCACACCTTGGCCTCTATTATGTCAGGTCTTTCGGCAACTACTTTGAGTTGTCCAGCTGATGTAGTAAAGACAAGAATGATGAACCAGGCAGCAGGCAAAGAAGGGAAGATTATTTACAACAGTTCTTATGATTGTCTAGTGACGACTGTTAGAATTGAAGGATTGAGAGCACTATGGAAGGGGTTCTTTCCAACATGGGCAAGGCTTGGTCCATGGCAATTTGTGTTTTGGGTCTCTTATGAGAAACTCAGACAAATTGCAGGGCTCTCCTCCTTCTGA